Proteins encoded within one genomic window of Anopheles gambiae chromosome 3, idAnoGambNW_F1_1, whole genome shotgun sequence:
- the LOC4578372 gene encoding uncharacterized protein LOC4578372, which yields MDPLRAANVEELKHIIGIYKQFLPQSIQFVSLLQNILRTNLTLHDTDKEQVSHRLQKTVYIPNNEKGNRLATFVAISREEDLFIFMNTLEVPPTELTHALENTTYIKWGIKPMFVISDNSEIRAKLTQLTVEPKVQFESWSDCVNYWMPQTEAAKLSYIVPADVDLKPLQVQHAKQLNEWWPYRYRTSEQYFESAIKYFGAFGLFDKTSGELVACVFQNDHDAVGHLYTVPERCNQGYGCTLAKAITKHIAVQYKQDVHTFIDGNNERSIRLFNKIGYKAVSRTEWLVASKH from the exons ATGGATCCGTTACGTGCAGCAAACGTGGAGGAATTGAAACATATCATTGGCATCTACAAACAATTTCTTCCACAGTCGATCCAATTTGTGTCACTGTTGCAAAATATTTTACGCACCAATCTCACACTTCACGACACTGATAAGGAGCAAGTCTCCCATCGACTACAAAAAACTGTTTACATTCCCAACAATGAGAAAGGAAATCGTTTGGCAACCTTTGTAGCCATCAGTCGTGAAGAG GACCTATTCATCTTTATGAATACATTGGAAGTTCCTCCTACGGAGCTTACGCACGCTCTCGAGAACACCACTTACATTAAATGGGGAATCAAACCTATGTTTGTGATAAGTGATAACAGTGAAATTCGTGCAAAGCTAACTCAATTAACAGTGGAACCCAAAGTTCAGTTCGAAAGTTGGTCCGATTGTGTTAACTATTGGATGCCACAAACAGAAGCTGCTAAGCTTAGTTATAT CGTTCCAGCCGACGTAGATTTAAAGCCATTACAAGTTCAACATGCCAAACAATTAAACGAATGGTGGCCATATCGATACAGGACATCGGAGCAATACTTCGAATCTGCCATTAAATATTTCGGGGCTTTCGGTTTGTTTGACAAAACATCGGGAGAACTAGTAGCATGTGTGTTCCAGAATGATCATGACGCTGTGGG ACACCTATATACAGTTCCCGAACGTTGCAATCAAGGCTACGGATGTACTCTTGCAAAAGCTATAACTAAACATATTGCTGTTCAATACAAGCAAGATGTGCATACTTTCATCGATGGAAATAATGAAAGATCAATAAGACTGTTCAACAAAATAGGATACAAAGCTGTTAGCCGAACTGAATGGCTTGTTGCATCGAAACATTGA
- the LOC133393280 gene encoding cuticle protein 7-like, which translates to MAFKFVLFATLVAAASAGLLPVAHHESIATSHSTIQHHAAPAIHHVGSVHAAPAIYQHSAPAIVKTIAQPTIIKSVEHHAPANYEFSYSVHDEHTGDIKSQHETRHGDEVHGQYSLLDSDGHQRIVDYHADHHTGFNAVVRREPSAVKIAQPVHKVIAQPVHVSSYAHAPVAHATVQHHHAAPIAHYSAPIAHHADPIAHYAAPIAHHAAPIAHSTSSIVHGPSHLSHHHY; encoded by the exons ATGGCATTCAAA TTTGTTCTGTTCGCTACTCTGGTAGCTGCCGCCAGCGCTGGTCTGCTTCCTGTGGCTCACCATGAATCGATCGCTACGTCTCACTCCACCATCCAGCACCATGCTGCTCCCGCTATCCATCATGTCGGATCGGTCCACGCCGCCCCGGCTATCTACCAGCACTCGGCCCCGGCTATCGTCAAGACCATTGCTCAGCCCACGATCATCAAGTCGGTAGAGCACCACGCTCCGGCCAACTACGAGTTCTCGTACTCCGTCCATGACGAGCACACCGGAGACATCAAGAGCCAGCACGAAACTCGCCACGGAGACGAAGTCCACGGACAGTACTCGCTGTTGGACTCCGACGGTCATCAGCGCATCGTCGACTACCATGCTGATCATCACACCGGATTCAACGCCGTCGTGCGCCGTGAGCCATCGGCTGTGAAGATCGCTCAGCCCGTGCACAAGGTGATCGCCCAGCCCGTGCATGTGTCCAGCTATGCCCATGCTCCAGTAGCTCACGCCACTGTCCAGCACCACCATGCTGCCCCGATCGCGCACTACTCCGCACCGATCGCGCACCATGCTGATCCGATCGCGCACTACGCTGCCCCGATCGCGCACCACGCTGCTCCGATCGCGCACTCAACCTCCAGCATCGTCCATGGACCGAGCCATCTGAGCCATCATCATTACTAA